The proteins below come from a single Hyphomicrobium denitrificans ATCC 51888 genomic window:
- a CDS encoding OmpA family protein, with the protein MRCNPLYWLLGIVPIAALSWVAVQVQHEDIESDLARRTSEALKRANLTWATPHVSGRDIVLTGKAPEERGPMLAEGHARNVWGVRVAYNRSGLIEHVANYHWSVASDGAGRLRLAGDVPSEQARRSLLDTAKAAFPSAAVSDGMRLARGSVDPDAWLAGAQFSLKTLAGLKRGEAELAELDLSMRGEAATSDAYRRAKTALAKQRPPRVALADEKISLPMARPYTWNARKGGDGFLIEGYAPGDDVRGRLVARAKTLFGKMSFTDRTDIADGAPDGWEKAVVIALEQLAQLKSGDVAFSGRDLTFSGEAADEQVAAAVSRSLKLDVPQNFKIVDRIRYPKPDLFPAGSGYVMGIVNNGAAIDVIGMTPSQAARAALVDAVKARFPGRAVNDKTQVAPGAPEGWQQCVVAGLASLSRLTKGKSLLSDRKLELTGETDDYATSQSVAGDVKAAAGQTCETTVNVAFVGKMKTDLAWKATRAPNGMITLEGDVPDDPARVRVIETAQRIYPGESITDQMKIVGAPPEPWQSATRVALEQLARLRRGDVEMSGKEVMIQGAAESERVADEIRSVLSTDLPPGFKVRDAITVMTGEEKAADSCQTLMRQTSAKGTINFERAKADLTSDSTQTLRDLVEVANECPSFSIEIEGHTDAEGTDERNQRLSDRRARAVADFLTQNGVSARRLSTIGYGATRPVADNATETGRAKNRRIEFNVKVN; encoded by the coding sequence ATGCGCTGCAATCCCCTCTATTGGCTATTGGGCATTGTCCCGATTGCGGCGCTGAGCTGGGTGGCCGTGCAAGTTCAGCACGAAGACATCGAAAGCGATCTCGCGCGCCGCACCTCGGAAGCATTGAAGCGCGCCAACCTCACCTGGGCGACCCCGCACGTCAGCGGCCGCGATATCGTTCTCACCGGCAAAGCGCCCGAGGAACGCGGCCCGATGCTGGCCGAAGGACACGCACGCAACGTTTGGGGCGTGCGCGTCGCATACAACCGGTCGGGGCTCATCGAGCACGTCGCAAATTATCATTGGTCAGTGGCGTCGGATGGCGCGGGACGGCTGCGGCTGGCGGGCGACGTTCCATCGGAACAGGCGCGACGGTCTTTGCTCGATACAGCGAAAGCCGCGTTTCCGTCTGCGGCCGTCAGCGACGGCATGCGCCTCGCACGCGGCTCAGTCGATCCCGATGCGTGGCTCGCCGGCGCGCAGTTCAGTTTGAAGACGCTGGCCGGGTTGAAACGAGGCGAGGCCGAACTCGCTGAACTCGATCTCTCCATGCGAGGCGAAGCCGCGACTTCGGATGCGTACCGTCGCGCAAAGACGGCGCTCGCCAAGCAGAGGCCGCCCCGCGTCGCGCTTGCGGATGAAAAAATCAGCTTGCCGATGGCGCGGCCCTACACCTGGAACGCGCGCAAGGGCGGCGACGGCTTCCTGATCGAAGGCTACGCGCCGGGCGATGACGTTCGAGGCCGATTGGTTGCGCGCGCCAAGACGCTCTTCGGCAAGATGTCATTCACTGACCGCACCGACATCGCCGACGGCGCGCCCGATGGCTGGGAAAAGGCCGTCGTCATCGCGCTCGAGCAATTGGCACAGCTGAAATCGGGTGACGTCGCGTTCAGCGGCAGAGATTTGACGTTCTCGGGTGAAGCCGCCGACGAGCAAGTGGCGGCGGCCGTGAGCCGTTCGCTGAAACTCGACGTGCCGCAGAACTTCAAGATCGTCGACCGCATCCGCTATCCGAAACCCGATCTCTTTCCCGCAGGCTCCGGCTACGTAATGGGCATCGTCAACAATGGCGCGGCGATCGATGTCATCGGCATGACGCCGAGCCAGGCGGCGAGGGCGGCGCTCGTCGACGCGGTCAAGGCACGCTTCCCGGGACGCGCGGTGAACGACAAGACGCAGGTGGCTCCCGGAGCACCCGAGGGCTGGCAGCAGTGCGTCGTCGCAGGCCTCGCATCGCTCTCGCGGCTGACCAAAGGCAAGTCGCTGCTGTCCGATCGCAAGCTCGAGCTTACCGGCGAGACGGACGACTACGCGACGTCGCAATCGGTGGCCGGAGATGTCAAGGCGGCGGCCGGACAGACCTGCGAAACGACGGTCAACGTCGCCTTCGTCGGCAAAATGAAAACGGACCTCGCCTGGAAAGCGACGCGCGCGCCGAACGGTATGATCACGCTCGAAGGCGATGTGCCGGACGATCCCGCCCGCGTGCGCGTCATCGAGACGGCGCAACGCATTTATCCCGGCGAAAGCATCACCGATCAGATGAAGATTGTCGGAGCCCCGCCCGAACCGTGGCAGTCGGCAACGCGCGTCGCGCTCGAACAGCTCGCGCGGCTCAGGCGTGGCGATGTCGAGATGTCCGGCAAAGAGGTGATGATCCAAGGCGCCGCCGAAAGCGAACGCGTCGCCGATGAAATTCGCAGCGTCCTGTCGACCGATCTGCCGCCGGGCTTCAAGGTCCGCGACGCGATCACCGTGATGACGGGCGAGGAAAAAGCCGCCGACAGCTGCCAGACGCTGATGCGCCAGACATCGGCGAAAGGAACGATCAACTTCGAGCGTGCCAAGGCGGATTTGACCTCCGACAGCACGCAGACGCTGCGCGATCTCGTCGAAGTCGCCAACGAATGTCCGTCTTTCAGCATCGAAATCGAAGGCCACACCGACGCCGAAGGCACCGACGAGCGCAATCAGCGGCTTTCGGATCGTCGCGCGCGAGCGGTCGCCGATTTTCTCACTCAGAATGGTGTGAGCGCGCGCCGTTTGTCGACGATCGGCTACGGCGCAACCCGTCCGGTCGCCGATAACGCGACGGAGACCGGCCGCGCCAAAAATCGCCGCATCGAATTCAACGTCAAAGTCAATTGA
- a CDS encoding siroheme synthase, translating to MQTSELEDTQKKSARSRPERMQALATLPVFFKLAGKRAVVAGGNEPALWKAELLAATGAHVEVYAETFVDGFEALASAPPNGSVRLNSRRWTPADLADAAIAIGASEDDEDAAAFAAAARAAGAPVNVVDRPAFCDFQFGAIVNRSPLVLSISTDGAAPVLAQAIRSLVEALLPDGLKRWVEVAKVWRTKGGQLGDTPAAKRKFWNRFVDLAMREAQREPREADFDELARSPGKAPSSVAIVNVGDDADTLTLRALRVFRMADMIFFDPAVPPAVLDFARREAQRVSVDPGASGATVERIVDAARNGERVVRLIAVSSASGEASADALSRALHDAGLETPEITFAPSPAKDAT from the coding sequence ATGCAGACATCCGAGCTAGAGGACACGCAGAAAAAAAGCGCGCGATCGCGCCCCGAGCGCATGCAGGCGCTCGCGACATTGCCCGTATTCTTCAAGCTCGCTGGGAAGCGCGCCGTCGTCGCTGGCGGCAATGAGCCCGCGCTCTGGAAAGCCGAGCTTTTGGCCGCGACAGGCGCCCACGTCGAAGTCTACGCGGAAACCTTTGTCGATGGCTTCGAAGCGCTCGCATCGGCGCCGCCGAACGGTTCGGTGAGACTGAATTCAAGGCGATGGACACCAGCTGATCTTGCAGATGCCGCGATCGCCATCGGCGCCAGCGAGGACGATGAAGACGCCGCTGCGTTCGCCGCCGCGGCGCGTGCAGCTGGCGCACCCGTCAACGTCGTCGACCGTCCGGCATTCTGCGACTTTCAGTTTGGCGCGATCGTCAATCGCTCGCCGCTGGTTCTTTCGATTTCGACCGACGGCGCCGCGCCGGTCTTGGCTCAGGCGATCAGGTCGCTTGTCGAAGCGCTGTTGCCCGATGGTTTGAAGCGCTGGGTCGAGGTGGCGAAGGTTTGGCGCACGAAAGGCGGCCAGCTCGGCGACACGCCCGCAGCAAAGCGCAAGTTCTGGAACCGCTTTGTCGATCTCGCCATGCGTGAGGCGCAGCGCGAACCGCGCGAGGCCGACTTCGACGAGCTTGCACGTTCACCCGGTAAAGCGCCGTCCTCCGTCGCGATCGTCAACGTCGGCGACGACGCCGATACGCTGACACTCCGCGCCCTGCGCGTCTTTCGCATGGCCGACATGATTTTCTTTGACCCGGCGGTTCCGCCCGCCGTTCTCGATTTTGCACGCCGTGAAGCGCAGCGGGTCTCCGTTGATCCCGGCGCAAGCGGTGCGACGGTCGAGAGGATCGTTGACGCAGCAAGAAACGGCGAACGCGTCGTTCGCCTCATTGCCGTGTCGTCGGCGAGCGGCGAGGCGTCTGCCGACGCGCTGTCGCGCGCTTTGCATGACGCAGGATTGGAGACACCGGAAATCACCTTCGCACCCTCTCCCGCCAAGGATGCGACCTGA